DNA sequence from the Malus sylvestris chromosome 10, drMalSylv7.2, whole genome shotgun sequence genome:
CATGTTTATGTGTTGGTCAATTATCAGATGACGATATATCTGATAtccagttaagcaaattgcattttAAGTCATAAAGGAATGGTTAGTCTACTTGCTCGTAAGTGTGGattaattcttttggttcgacTTAAAATGGCATGACATGATTTATATGTTGTATTAGTTGTAAGAGTTTTTTCATCTTGCTCATAAGTGTTGAAAATTTTTCTCACGAAAGTAACTAATATGGTATATGAACTAGTGTAAAAAACATGTTAATTCATCTTGCTCGTAGGTGTTGAATTAATTgtgttttatgaagtttttgttTGCAACTGCAGTAGAAGTTTGCATTAAAGAGGACCTGAGATGATAAAAGTTGAGACACATTCAGGTAATTAAAGTTCATCTTTGCAATCATAATTTGACGGTGTTTCATGTGGATGAGGATTTTAGCATGTGTGATTATGAAGGTTTTTGGTTGTGTCAACCTTACAACCTTGTTAGTTCCATGTTGAAAGACTTATTTGACAGAAACTTGTATCAAGGATAGGATGTTATCACAACTACATGGCCATTAAAGTGACATTAATCTCCAATTTCAAGtataaacataaatattatATGTGTAGAccagtgggagaatgttggatttatTCCGATGTAAATCAACCTTAAATGGTCTACAACatataataggaatgtaatattggagattAATGTAGATATTGTGATTTATTTCCTAAAGATATCAATCTTATATTAGGTGTCTTGCAATATAAGTAAAATTGATGGAGTCCTTGATTTTATGTGATTATGATACCTAATTGATAGGCTAAAAAGTGGGATTTGGgattcctttatggatggaaccTTAATGCCTTAGCCAGTATAAATACTAAGGTCCCTGCAAACCCTAGAGACACAACAAACACTTCCCATAAAGTAGTTGTATCCGGCTAGGTGCTTTGTAGAAGACTTTGGTGTTGCCGCATCCTTCATCTTCTCCGTTTGATCTCCAATGGCTATCGCTTCATGATCAGGTCAGCTAAAATTCcttcgtttgtgttttaattatataaccacATAAAGTTTACAAGTACATCTTTCTTATTTGTAATGGAATCCTTGCTTTTCTTGCAAAAACTTCGACTAATTCTTGCTGTTGCAGTTGCAATGATGAATCCGATGAGGATGGCATCGCTTATGTGGCTgacgaaggagaagaagaaccaACGTTGActtcagaagaagaagaagaaccaacGTTGACTTCAGAAGAAGTTGGACAACTACAAGATctagaaaaacaacaaaatggTTCTTTATATACAGAGAACCATGAAGAAATGCAGCCTGAAGCTTtcgttgaagaagaagaagaagaagaagtgagTGAGTCTTTGATgaagcaaggagaagaagaaacggaAACGCAAGAGCTAGCAACAAATTCTGACGTTGGAGATGATCAGTACGACTTAACGAGCAGTACAGATGAATTGAACAAGAAAATCGAAGAGTTCATAAGAAAAATGAAGGAGGAAATCAGGATAGAAGCCCAACGCCAACCCATTATTGCCGCTTAATTAAGGGGATCTTAGATTTTTGTCCAAAAGCTTAAGCTGCATCTGTGAGGCATGTTTTCTCTAGTTTGTAAACTGAttgtatcatcatcatcatcatcatcagtaTGTCTCCACTACTATTGTAGGTAGACTAGATAGCACTAGAACCTCCCttattatgttgttatttccattgtatatattattttcttgttaattaATTATGAGTCTTATAAGCCTGTACCAAGCTAACTTAGCTTTTAAGTTCAAATCTCTTTCCTCGTATTCATGTATGATGAGTAATATGATGTATCAGAGTACTTTAGGCTCAAGTTTTTATACCCTAAACCTAATGTAGCAAAAAAATTCGACACTAACGACATTCCTGGTACATCAAGTGCAATTCGTGCTATCACTGCTCAATTTCAAAGGGATTTAATTAAGTTGCTTACAATGAAGCACCGGAATATTCCACCATAAACTAAAACTATATTAAACAATAGTATGCCAACAAGATCCTCTCCGAATTTTTTGGTTATGTGATCAGTTTTTATTAAGtaatgtttgtgtttaattttaaataaaaatatttaaaatagtttcttatagtataatgtacgatgaacggatacgaTTCACGGATCTCTAAAATCTTCACAAAGATGATCCAGAGATTGCATTGTTTAAACAAGTTAATCCACTCTAAACACCAGCACTAGCCACGTACACGGAACGAATCCACTAATGGACtaatgaattaattaattaattaagcttACCTACTCCTCTATCATTAATAGTGAAATGAAAATCAGATATTATTTGACAATTAGGCAAATTTAGGACATTAATCAATGGATTGGAGGACCATCACATCACTGTTTTTCCATTTCATGTCAAATTGGTTTTTGCCTTTTTG
Encoded proteins:
- the LOC126584747 gene encoding uncharacterized protein LOC126584747 isoform X1, with protein sequence MISCNDESDEDGIAYVADEGEEEPTLTSEEEEEPTLTSEEVGQLQDLEKQQNGSLYTENHEEMQPEAFVEEEEEEEVSESLMKQGEEETETQELATNSDVGDDQYDLTSSTDELNKKIEEFIRKMKEEIRIEAQRQPIIAA
- the LOC126584747 gene encoding uncharacterized protein LOC126584747 isoform X2 — its product is MISCNDESDEDGIAYVADEGEEEPTLTSEEEEEPTLTSEEVGQLQDLEKQQNGSLYTENHEEMQPEAFVEEEEEEEVSESLMKQGEEETETQELATNSDVGDDQYDLTSSTDELNKKIEEFIRKMKEEIRIEAQRQPIIAA